The following are encoded together in the Bacillus cereus group sp. RP43 genome:
- a CDS encoding helix-turn-helix domain-containing protein, translating into MPFSSKLKELRESKGLSQEELAAKLNIPRSSITHYENHNDRLPRKSRLIEIADFFNVSIDYLLSDTNVELRPNINEKSDNENNLEKALNDPKLGLWFKDIQDASLEKQEELKRFWEFIKEKEKNRKSGDLQK; encoded by the coding sequence GTGCCTTTTTCGTCCAAGCTAAAAGAATTAAGAGAATCTAAAGGGCTTTCTCAAGAAGAACTAGCGGCCAAATTGAATATCCCCCGTTCTTCTATCACTCATTATGAAAATCATAATGATAGACTCCCTAGAAAATCCCGTTTAATAGAAATAGCAGATTTCTTTAATGTATCAATTGATTATTTACTTAGTGATACTAATGTTGAATTACGTCCAAACATTAATGAGAAATCCGATAATGAAAATAACCTAGAAAAAGCATTGAATGATCCTAAACTTGGTCTTTGGTTCAAAGACATTCAAGATGCTTCTCTTGAAAAGCAAGAAGAACTTAAACGATTTTGGGAGTTCATTAAAGAAAAGGAAAAAAACCGCAAATCTGGAGATCTACAAAAATAA
- a CDS encoding YlmC/YmxH family sporulation protein, with translation MRLSELSGKEIVDLERAEKMGVLGHADVEINERDGRIQALIIPLGKWGGFKREQQEVRVEWNQIKKVGHDMIICDFTNHTKSE, from the coding sequence ATGCGCTTAAGTGAATTAAGTGGTAAAGAGATTGTGGATTTAGAAAGAGCGGAAAAAATGGGAGTTTTAGGTCACGCAGATGTAGAAATTAATGAGCGAGACGGACGAATACAAGCTCTTATTATACCGCTTGGGAAATGGGGAGGCTTTAAAAGAGAACAGCAAGAAGTGAGGGTGGAATGGAACCAAATTAAGAAAGTGGGACATGATATGATAATTTGCGATTTTACAAATCATACAAAGTCAGAATGA
- a CDS encoding pitrilysin family protein — protein sequence MIKKYTCKNGVRIVMENIPTVRSVAIGIWIHAGSRNENEKNNGVSHFLEHMFFKGTETRSAREIAESFDSIGGQVNAFTSKEYTCYYAKVLDEHAKYALDVLADMFFNSTFDEEELKKEKNVVCEEIKMYEDAPDDIVHDMLTKATYETHPLGYPILGTEETLETFTGDTLRQYMKDHYTPENVVVSIAGNIDEAFLQTVEQYFGSYEGTTNREQVHSPIFHFNKVARKKETEQAHLCLGYKGLQMGHEDIYNLIVLNNVLGGSMSSRLFQEVREQRGLAYSVFSYHSSYEDTGMLTLYGGTGSQQLDTLYETMQETLNTLKNTGITEKELVNSKEQLKGNLMLSLESTNSRMSRNGKNELLLRKHRSLDEIIESVNTVTKQNVDELIRNMFTDEFSAALISPDGKLPKGMKL from the coding sequence TTGATTAAAAAATATACGTGTAAAAATGGTGTGAGAATTGTTATGGAGAATATACCAACTGTACGCTCGGTTGCGATTGGTATATGGATCCACGCAGGTTCAAGAAATGAAAATGAAAAAAATAATGGAGTTTCGCACTTTTTGGAACATATGTTCTTCAAAGGGACAGAAACGCGAAGTGCAAGAGAGATTGCAGAATCATTTGATAGCATTGGTGGACAAGTAAATGCTTTTACTTCAAAAGAATATACATGTTACTATGCGAAAGTGTTAGATGAGCATGCTAAATACGCGTTAGATGTTTTAGCAGATATGTTCTTTAATTCAACATTTGATGAGGAAGAACTGAAAAAAGAGAAAAATGTTGTATGTGAAGAAATAAAAATGTACGAAGATGCGCCAGATGATATTGTGCATGATATGTTAACGAAAGCAACATATGAAACGCATCCGCTTGGATATCCTATTTTAGGAACAGAAGAAACGCTTGAAACATTTACAGGTGATACGTTACGTCAATATATGAAAGATCATTACACACCTGAAAATGTTGTTGTATCAATTGCAGGGAATATTGATGAAGCATTTTTACAAACTGTAGAGCAATATTTCGGTAGTTACGAAGGAACAACAAATCGTGAACAAGTACATAGCCCAATTTTCCATTTCAATAAAGTAGCACGTAAGAAGGAAACAGAACAAGCTCATTTATGTTTAGGATATAAAGGCTTGCAAATGGGACATGAAGATATTTATAACTTAATTGTATTAAATAATGTTTTAGGCGGTAGTATGAGTAGCCGTTTATTCCAAGAAGTACGTGAGCAACGTGGATTGGCGTACTCAGTATTCTCTTATCACTCTTCTTATGAAGATACAGGGATGTTAACGCTTTACGGTGGAACAGGTAGCCAACAATTAGATACACTGTATGAAACAATGCAAGAGACGTTAAATACGTTGAAAAATACAGGTATTACAGAAAAAGAGCTTGTTAATAGTAAAGAACAATTAAAAGGAAACTTAATGTTAAGTTTAGAAAGTACGAATAGTCGTATGAGCCGTAACGGTAAAAACGAATTACTTCTTCGTAAACATCGTTCTCTTGATGAAATAATTGAAAGTGTAAATACTGTAACAAAACAAAATGTAGACGAGTTAATTCGCAATATGTTTACAGATGAATTCTCTGCGGCACTTATTAGTCCGGATGGAAAACTACCAAAGGGAATGAAACTTTAG
- a CDS encoding recombinase family protein: protein MKTAIYLRKSRADLEAEARGEGETLAKHRTTLLKIAKEMNLNVLAVREEIVSGESLVKRPEMLALLEEIEDNKYDVVLCMDMDRLGRGGMKEQGIILETFKRSSTKIMTPRKTYDLNDEWDEEYSEFEAFMARKELKIITRRMQRGRIASVEAGNYLGTHAPFGYDIHRLNKRERTLTINSEEASVVRMIFDWYANEDMGANAIRSKLNDLGYKSKLGNEWNPYSILDILKNNVYIGKVTWQKRKEVKRPDAVKRSCARQDKSDWIIADGKHEPIISESLFEQVQDKLNSRYHVPYNTNGIKNPLAGIIKCGKCGYSMVQRYPKNRKEAMDCKHRGCENKSSYTELIERRLLEALKEWYIDYKADFEKHKQDDKLKETQVIQMNEVALRKLEKELVDVQKQKNNLHDLLERGVYTVDMFLERSNVVSNRINEITSTMENLKKEIKTEIKKEKVKKDTIPQVEHVLDLYFKTDDPKKKNSLLKSVLEKAVYKKEKWQRLDDFELVLYPKLPQDGDI from the coding sequence ATGAAAACCGCAATCTATTTACGTAAATCCCGTGCCGATCTCGAAGCCGAAGCACGTGGCGAAGGCGAAACTTTAGCAAAGCACCGCACTACCCTGCTGAAAATTGCCAAGGAAATGAACTTAAATGTTTTAGCTGTCCGTGAAGAAATCGTTTCTGGTGAGAGCTTAGTGAAACGTCCTGAAATGCTAGCTCTGCTTGAAGAAATTGAAGATAACAAATATGATGTTGTTCTTTGTATGGATATGGACCGTTTAGGGCGTGGTGGTATGAAAGAACAAGGAATCATTTTAGAGACGTTTAAACGCTCGAGTACGAAGATTATGACACCTAGGAAGACTTATGACCTTAATGATGAGTGGGACGAAGAATACAGCGAATTTGAAGCGTTTATGGCACGTAAGGAGTTAAAGATTATTACTCGTCGTATGCAACGCGGTCGTATCGCAAGTGTAGAGGCTGGGAATTACCTTGGCACACATGCGCCATTCGGATATGATATCCATCGTTTAAATAAGCGAGAGCGTACGTTAACGATTAATTCAGAAGAAGCTTCTGTTGTTAGAATGATATTTGATTGGTATGCAAATGAGGATATGGGTGCTAACGCAATCAGAAGCAAGTTAAATGATCTTGGCTACAAAAGTAAGTTAGGCAATGAATGGAACCCCTACAGCATCTTGGATATATTAAAAAACAATGTGTACATCGGAAAAGTAACGTGGCAAAAACGAAAAGAAGTAAAACGCCCTGATGCTGTGAAGCGTAGTTGTGCAAGGCAAGATAAATCAGATTGGATTATTGCTGATGGAAAACATGAACCTATCATATCCGAAAGTTTGTTTGAACAAGTGCAAGATAAATTAAATTCAAGGTATCATGTTCCTTACAATACAAACGGAATTAAAAATCCACTGGCTGGTATTATTAAATGCGGTAAATGTGGTTACAGCATGGTCCAACGTTATCCGAAAAATCGAAAAGAAGCTATGGATTGTAAACACCGTGGCTGCGAAAACAAATCAAGCTATACTGAATTAATCGAGAGACGTTTACTCGAGGCTTTAAAAGAATGGTATATCGATTATAAAGCTGATTTTGAAAAACATAAGCAAGATGACAAATTGAAAGAAACGCAAGTTATTCAAATGAATGAAGTTGCATTACGAAAGCTTGAAAAAGAATTAGTGGATGTCCAAAAACAAAAAAATAATCTGCATGATTTATTAGAGCGTGGCGTTTATACTGTCGATATGTTTTTAGAACGTTCGAATGTAGTTTCTAATCGCATTAATGAAATCACCTCAACGATGGAAAACTTAAAGAAAGAAATTAAAACAGAAATAAAAAAGGAAAAAGTGAAGAAAGATACAATTCCTCAAGTAGAACATGTTCTTGATCTGTACTTCAAAACAGATGATCCAAAAAAGAAAAACAGCCTCCTAAAATCAGTTTTAGAAAAGGCTGTTTATAAGAAAGAAAAATGGCAAAGGCTTGATGATTTCGAACTTGTGCTTTACCCTAAGCTCCCTCAAGATGGCGACATATAA
- the dpaA gene encoding dipicolinic acid synthetase subunit A, with protein MLTEMHIAVIGGDARQLEVIRKLVELDAKLSLIGFEQLDHGFTGAAKESIQDLNFAALDAIILPVAGTNAKGEVDTIFSNEKVSITQEQIEKTPEHFTIYSGIGTPYLENLVSTTNRKLVKLFDRDDVAIYNSIPTVEGTLMMVIQHTDYTIHGSNVMVLGFGRTGMSVARAFQSLGAHVKVGARRSEHIARITEMMFSPFHMQDIEKEVGNIDIVINTIPHLVVTANVISKMPAHTLVIDLASKPGGTDFRYAEKRGVKALLAPGLPGIVAPKTAGQILANVLSQLLAEGAIARKENGE; from the coding sequence ATGTTGACTGAGATGCATATCGCTGTCATAGGAGGAGATGCACGGCAGCTAGAAGTAATTCGCAAGTTAGTTGAACTAGATGCGAAACTTTCATTAATAGGGTTTGAACAGCTAGATCATGGCTTCACTGGGGCAGCAAAAGAAAGTATACAAGATTTAAATTTCGCTGCTTTAGATGCCATTATTTTGCCAGTTGCAGGGACGAATGCCAAAGGAGAAGTAGATACTATTTTTTCAAATGAAAAAGTTTCTATAACGCAGGAGCAGATTGAAAAGACACCAGAACACTTTACTATATATTCAGGTATCGGAACACCTTATTTGGAGAATCTTGTATCTACTACGAATCGAAAACTTGTAAAATTATTTGATCGTGATGATGTTGCAATTTATAACTCTATTCCGACTGTAGAAGGTACACTAATGATGGTTATTCAACATACCGATTATACAATCCATGGATCGAATGTAATGGTTTTAGGGTTTGGTAGAACTGGTATGAGTGTAGCAAGAGCCTTTCAATCATTAGGAGCACATGTCAAAGTAGGAGCGAGACGATCGGAACATATTGCTCGTATTACAGAAATGATGTTTTCTCCTTTTCATATGCAAGACATAGAGAAAGAAGTAGGTAATATCGATATTGTGATTAACACAATTCCGCATCTCGTTGTGACAGCGAATGTTATTTCAAAAATGCCAGCTCATACGTTAGTAATTGATTTAGCTTCTAAACCAGGCGGTACTGACTTTAGATATGCGGAAAAAAGAGGAGTCAAGGCATTGTTAGCACCTGGTTTGCCGGGTATTGTTGCTCCGAAAACAGCCGGACAAATTTTAGCGAACGTTCTTTCTCAGTTACTAGCAGAAGGTGCAATAGCAAGAAAGGAGAATGGGGAATGA
- a CDS encoding DEAD/DEAH box helicase family protein: protein MNKGKRLYKKIMGELTLTDSYFKQTEVFIEGNLALRTPQRHAYKELYESFSTDPSTHKMIVLPTGTGKTGLMGIAPFKLSNGKVLIITPSLIIREGISDVFDTRTAFNFWSDKNVILNDEHLPRVYRYAGFQKPGDKKRVLKYLQEADIIIANIHKVYNTNSRKSLVNLLSSDFFDMIIIDEAHHSAADSWLHTLEHFSASKIIKVTGTPFRSDNQEVEGHVVYEYEMADAIKDGYIKNIVSEDYTTEKLVFMVDDKEVSKEEALELMDTNWVTRSVAYSKQCSKTIVDMSIQRLLEKRQHGKAHHQIIAVACSINHAKQIMELYQESGYSADYVTSDRPEESEKAIIQYKKGELDVLVNVNMLGEGFDHPNISVAAIFRPFRTLGPYAQFIGRALRRIPGDEIIPSIDNVAHIVYHKELGLEELWMYYTGEKEKAARRQLIQQEIERSFYERDDDVGEVKSEGNIITTNREFLTDGIGYKYRDTIQKEISRRHTDLENQANQMREAGIPEPQIEAFKQFQLREMEKSVTAKRQELRAELIREELHEAHTEHILNMTEELFTSTGTEPKGTELPNNSSNVIFKNLKTNDAYVAVYMNFNLKQKLKRSIDEWETYDFEEARKLVPILMEKLRKKIEGIE from the coding sequence TTGAATAAAGGTAAAAGATTATACAAAAAAATTATGGGGGAACTTACATTGACAGATTCTTATTTTAAACAAACTGAAGTATTTATTGAAGGTAATTTAGCATTAAGAACACCACAAAGGCATGCTTACAAAGAATTATATGAATCATTCTCTACAGATCCATCAACGCACAAAATGATAGTACTTCCTACTGGTACTGGTAAAACTGGTTTAATGGGGATTGCCCCTTTTAAATTAAGTAATGGTAAAGTTTTAATTATTACACCTAGTCTAATAATTCGCGAAGGAATTTCAGATGTTTTTGATACTAGAACTGCTTTCAATTTTTGGTCCGATAAAAATGTTATTTTAAATGATGAGCACTTACCAAGAGTCTATCGTTATGCAGGATTTCAAAAACCTGGTGATAAAAAACGAGTACTAAAGTATCTTCAAGAAGCGGATATTATTATTGCAAATATTCACAAAGTATATAACACTAATTCAAGGAAATCCTTGGTCAATTTGTTATCCTCTGATTTCTTTGACATGATTATTATTGATGAGGCTCATCACTCAGCTGCAGATTCTTGGTTACATACATTAGAACATTTTAGTGCTTCAAAAATTATTAAAGTAACTGGTACTCCTTTTAGATCTGATAATCAAGAAGTAGAAGGTCATGTTGTCTATGAATATGAGATGGCAGACGCGATTAAAGATGGTTATATCAAAAACATTGTGTCAGAAGATTATACAACTGAGAAATTAGTTTTTATGGTTGATGATAAAGAAGTTAGTAAAGAAGAAGCTTTAGAACTCATGGACACAAATTGGGTTACACGCAGTGTCGCATACTCTAAACAATGTAGTAAAACAATTGTAGACATGAGTATCCAACGTTTGTTAGAAAAGCGTCAACACGGTAAAGCGCATCATCAAATTATCGCCGTTGCATGTAGTATAAATCACGCTAAACAAATCATGGAATTATATCAAGAGTCTGGATATAGCGCAGATTATGTTACAAGTGATCGTCCTGAAGAATCTGAAAAGGCAATTATTCAATATAAAAAAGGCGAATTAGACGTTCTTGTTAATGTTAATATGTTAGGTGAAGGATTCGATCATCCTAATATAAGCGTTGCCGCGATTTTTCGCCCTTTTAGAACTCTAGGCCCTTATGCCCAATTCATTGGACGTGCGTTAAGAAGAATACCTGGCGATGAAATCATTCCTTCTATTGATAATGTGGCTCATATTGTATATCATAAGGAATTAGGTTTAGAAGAGCTCTGGATGTACTATACTGGTGAAAAAGAGAAGGCTGCCCGTAGGCAACTAATACAACAAGAAATAGAAAGGTCTTTCTATGAACGTGATGATGATGTCGGTGAAGTGAAGTCCGAAGGAAATATTATTACAACAAACAGAGAATTTTTAACTGATGGTATTGGATATAAATATAGAGATACAATACAAAAAGAAATATCTAGAAGACACACGGATTTAGAAAATCAAGCTAATCAGATGCGTGAAGCAGGAATCCCTGAGCCACAAATCGAAGCATTTAAACAGTTCCAATTACGTGAAATGGAAAAATCCGTTACGGCTAAACGTCAAGAATTACGTGCAGAACTCATTCGAGAAGAATTGCATGAAGCTCATACAGAACATATTCTGAATATGACAGAAGAACTTTTCACTTCTACAGGTACTGAACCAAAAGGAACTGAGCTACCGAATAATTCTTCTAATGTAATTTTTAAAAATCTCAAAACAAATGATGCTTACGTAGCAGTTTATATGAATTTTAATCTTAAGCAGAAATTAAAACGTAGTATCGATGAATGGGAAACATATGATTTTGAAGAAGCTAGAAAATTAGTGCCTATTTTAATGGAAAAATTAAGAAAGAAAATTGAAGGGATTGAATAA
- a CDS encoding ImmA/IrrE family metallo-endopeptidase, translating to MHKVITYYTTQLEDYIEKLYNSLSISTPEQLDMIIIAKKLNIWLHFAPFGSCAICRDNLPSIIIDNRITFYQQWEDFGHELCHILFHVGNQLYVPKLFLNYQEAKAKNFMLHFCIPTFMLRTLDFPETRKESIYLIAKTFNVSFQVAKRRLLHYENQLLSSHLQTIFP from the coding sequence TTGCATAAAGTAATCACTTATTACACAACACAACTCGAAGACTACATTGAAAAATTATATAATTCTTTATCAATCTCTACTCCGGAACAGCTCGATATGATAATAATTGCTAAAAAACTAAATATTTGGCTACATTTTGCTCCGTTTGGAAGTTGTGCTATTTGTCGAGATAATTTGCCGAGCATTATCATTGATAATCGAATCACATTTTACCAACAATGGGAGGACTTTGGTCATGAACTTTGTCATATTCTATTCCATGTAGGAAATCAATTATATGTACCGAAATTATTTTTAAACTATCAAGAAGCAAAAGCAAAAAATTTCATGTTACATTTTTGTATTCCTACTTTTATGCTAAGAACACTAGATTTCCCTGAAACAAGAAAAGAATCCATATATCTCATCGCAAAAACTTTCAATGTTTCATTTCAAGTCGCAAAACGGCGCTTATTACATTATGAAAATCAGTTATTATCTTCTCATTTACAAACTATTTTTCCGTAA